From a single Triplophysa rosa linkage group LG1, Trosa_1v2, whole genome shotgun sequence genomic region:
- the immp1l gene encoding mitochondrial inner membrane protease subunit 1, which translates to MFRGFAVKALCFVGYTVQYGCIAHCAFEYIGEFVSCSGPSMEPTITNHDVVFSEKISRHLYRIQKGDIVIAKSHFDPKMNICKRVIGLEGDKVCTSGPSDIFKTHTFVPRGHVWLEGDNLRNSTDSRSYGPIPYALIRGRVCLKLWPPQCFGGLAASPNDGRIL; encoded by the exons ATGTTCCGTGGTTTTGCTGTGAAAGCTCTATGCTTTGTTGGTTACACCGTCCAGTATGGCTGCATCGCTCATTGCGCCTTTGAGTATATTGGGGAATTTGTGTCG TGTTCTGGACCTTCCATGGAGCCGACCATCACTAACCACGATGTGGTTTTCTCCGAGAAAATAAGTCGTCACCTCTATCGGATACAAAA AGGTGATATCGTCATAGCCAAAAGCCACTTTGATCCAAAGATGAACATTTGTAAACGAGTGATCGGACTGGAGGGGGACAAAGTCTGTACCAGCGGACCATCTGAcatctttaaaacacacactttt GTACCAAGAGGGCACGTTTGGCTCGAAGGCGATAACCTTCGGAATTCCACAGATTCCCGAAGCTATGGCCCCATTCCCTACGCCTTGATCCGAGGACGCGTTTGCTTAAAG TTGTGGCCACCACAATGCTTTGGTGGATTAGCTGCTAGTCCTAATGACGGACgcattttatga